A genome region from Clostridium pasteurianum includes the following:
- a CDS encoding ABC transporter permease yields MNNRNFNIKGQVGRFDVPGSIIFFLTLLICIFTFYANSYFVMSKSKQMAIEELSGVWPGRLAVILLFENGIIELIGCAIGIFIGILLMPEFLKLMYVVMGTNGSVFELSYSSIFETIGILIIQLGYVCIGDYGYVYSREIINLMNVNKSTHIPDTRFIKFNSRIYIITYLVPVVSLIIPMSPTKVALIGFVNMFFTVFGIQGVLRYYFPNKILELKKEKYLSDKIKLISLSNVSKSFNQLKFLVITLAVTIELLLCCIAMFQNDARIKTICIISYVAAIVMIAVSIIYKIVLDSDFKKNVFRQLILLGYSKKQLTKIIDQELQIFYGITVGIPLFHILIFFILFLKSNIISISLTAIMLCVFLITFFITFIISHRVYKKLAF; encoded by the coding sequence TTTTATGCTAATTCTTATTTCGTTATGTCTAAATCAAAGCAGATGGCAATTGAGGAATTGAGTGGTGTGTGGCCTGGTAGGCTTGCAGTAATACTACTTTTCGAAAATGGAATTATTGAATTAATTGGCTGCGCCATAGGGATATTTATTGGAATACTTCTAATGCCAGAATTTTTGAAACTTATGTATGTAGTTATGGGGACAAATGGTAGTGTATTTGAGCTTTCATATAGTAGCATTTTTGAAACTATAGGAATTTTGATTATACAGCTTGGATATGTGTGCATAGGTGACTATGGCTATGTGTATTCTAGAGAGATTATTAACTTAATGAACGTAAATAAAAGCACACACATTCCAGATACTCGATTTATCAAATTCAATTCACGAATATATATAATAACGTATTTAGTTCCAGTAGTATCGTTAATCATACCTATGTCACCAACTAAGGTTGCTTTAATTGGCTTTGTAAATATGTTTTTTACGGTGTTCGGAATACAGGGAGTATTAAGATATTATTTCCCAAATAAAATATTAGAACTTAAAAAAGAAAAGTATTTAAGTGATAAGATAAAATTAATATCTTTAAGTAATGTTAGTAAGTCTTTTAATCAACTGAAATTTTTAGTTATAACCTTAGCCGTTACAATAGAATTGCTATTGTGTTGTATTGCAATGTTTCAGAATGATGCAAGGATTAAAACTATATGCATAATTTCGTATGTTGCAGCTATAGTAATGATTGCGGTAAGTATTATTTATAAAATTGTACTTGATAGTGATTTTAAAAAGAATGTATTTAGACAGCTCATATTGCTTGGGTATTCTAAAAAGCAATTAACAAAAATTATAGATCAGGAATTACAAATTTTTTATGGCATAACTGTGGGCATACCACTTTTTCATATTTTAATTTTTTTCATTTTATTTCTAAAAAGTAATATCATATCTATAAGTTTGACAGCAATTATGTTGTGTGTTTTTTTAATAACATTTTTTATCACATTTATAATTTCTCATAGAGTATATAAAAAGTTGGCATTTTAA
- a CDS encoding ribonuclease H-like YkuK family protein: MHSNTFGNVSIDEMAYRIKEFIMKDRKCNYKITIGTDSQNRNLTKVVVVVAIHRIGSGGIFFYDIKYVPKISNVRQKIYYETSLSLELASKVSQSFAEANIQEDIEIHVDIGTNKKGKTYSLINEITGWITGEGYKYQIKPYSYAASCIADRLSK, encoded by the coding sequence ATGCATAGTAATACTTTTGGAAATGTTTCTATAGATGAAATGGCCTATAGAATAAAAGAATTCATAATGAAGGACAGAAAGTGTAACTACAAAATCACAATTGGTACAGACTCTCAAAATAGAAATCTAACAAAAGTAGTAGTTGTTGTCGCAATCCACCGAATTGGCAGCGGAGGCATTTTCTTTTATGATATTAAATACGTTCCTAAAATCTCTAATGTAAGACAAAAAATATATTATGAAACATCTCTTAGCCTAGAACTTGCCTCAAAAGTATCTCAATCCTTTGCAGAAGCAAACATTCAAGAGGATATAGAAATTCACGTTGATATTGGAACTAACAAAAAAGGAAAAACCTACTCCCTAATTAACGAAATCACTGGTTGGATTACGGGAGAAGGCTACAAATATCAAATCAAACCATATTCTTATGCTGCATCCTGTATAGCTGACAGACTAAGTAAATAA